In Thermosipho atlanticus DSM 15807, one DNA window encodes the following:
- a CDS encoding HIT domain-containing protein, which translates to MDCVFCKIINGEIPSEKLFEDEDFIIIKDIKPVAPIHLLLIYKKHVPTINELREDDRRRFWKIFSIIKDISKKLGFESYRVVVNNGREAGQEIHHIHFHIIAGRKLGKIG; encoded by the coding sequence ATGGATTGTGTTTTTTGCAAAATAATCAATGGAGAAATACCCTCAGAAAAGTTGTTTGAGGACGAAGATTTTATAATAATAAAAGATATAAAACCTGTTGCTCCTATACATTTATTACTAATTTATAAAAAACACGTACCAACAATCAATGAATTACGTGAAGATGACAGAAGAAGATTTTGGAAAATATTTTCAATCATCAAAGATATTTCAAAAAAGCTTGGATTTGAAAGTTATAGAGTTGTTGTTAACAATGGTAGAGAAGCAGGTCAAGAGATTCATCACATACACTTTCATATAATTGCAGGTAGAAAACTTGGAAAAATAGGTTAG
- a CDS encoding alpha-mannosidase, whose translation MIRRLDFEIRHLKRLLGELTPYSIIKKTPLFNWKYFDLDITFPYKWDEEKIPAIFETTVKLERKNPTYLSGWFGGESLVKVDNKPYGEINVYHSMVNLSPFCDNSVHSIKIETVPRTLFGKKEEPLFKEAYLIEFDNEIKKVINYTSNVIKLCEETKNEPLRKKLVELTNQFLYSINNSHSTSHFITKVTENPTIEYDITTTWSTIDFPVSYGITPELKNEILNKFTSYKETIESLNKIFPKIGKVFLVGHAHIDYAWLWPIEETKRKILRTFANAIQLAKRYPYFIFTQSSAQMYEDLEKESPELFKEIKQLIKSGQWEPVGGMWIESDCNIPGTESLIRQFYYGQKYFTQKFGKQSRVCWLPDAFGFSWILPQILKESNIDFFITTKLNWNEANEFPYDLCKWRGIDGSEVIFFSFNNEEGGYGGNISPKTIYSTWNNFKQKDLSSFTMVSVGYGDGGGGPTEEMCENYLVIKRLPDLPVVEFSKVEDFCLNLQKETSKLPVWDNELYLELHRGTLSSQSKIKRLHKKAENAIFETEVLNALFNLEKQSEIDEIWKRILTVEFHDILPGSSIKEVYKETEKTLNKSIHLLNEIPQNIHFDDKENYFTLFNPSSYKQKIRFILPEALTLKFRNKQLNCIKTYDGKYLYALNEYVESLDLIDIKIEKVGKQIQKSFYTDENFENAYIKVQINNDGTFNVYHKKLKKWLFNDRGNVLMLYKDIPYFWENWDIDFHHFKSGHQIKANSVEYVEINNLRKVIRINYKFEETEITQFYILWNDSDILEIKTEINWHHRRSILKAIFPTNVFSRYAKFDIDGGYIIRPTHQNTNFEQARFEVMAQRWVNLSEYDFGVSLINDGKYGHGVSNSTISLTLIKAGIYPDFFSDEGRHEFSYAIKPNEKEDIVEITKTAEIFNRPLKVFRGRTKENFPRLQLSKENFRILSFRRTEKGYVLRIVEIAGSSGKLKVSLKNTNISKVYLTNILEEVKKELETKDNSFELNFKPFKIYTILIK comes from the coding sequence ATGATAAGAAGGTTAGACTTTGAAATAAGACATTTAAAAAGACTTCTTGGAGAGCTAACTCCATATTCTATTATAAAAAAAACCCCCTTGTTTAATTGGAAATATTTTGACTTAGATATAACTTTTCCATATAAATGGGACGAAGAAAAAATCCCTGCAATTTTTGAAACAACCGTAAAACTTGAAAGGAAAAATCCAACTTACTTATCAGGTTGGTTTGGCGGGGAGAGCCTTGTAAAAGTGGATAATAAACCATATGGAGAAATAAATGTATATCATTCCATGGTAAATCTTTCCCCATTTTGCGATAACAGTGTTCATTCTATAAAGATAGAAACAGTACCTAGAACTCTATTTGGAAAAAAGGAAGAGCCATTGTTCAAAGAAGCATATTTAATTGAATTTGACAATGAAATTAAAAAAGTTATAAATTACACATCTAATGTAATTAAACTCTGCGAAGAAACAAAAAATGAACCGTTGAGAAAAAAATTGGTAGAATTAACAAACCAATTTCTATATTCGATCAACAACTCTCATTCAACAAGTCATTTTATAACGAAAGTTACTGAAAATCCCACTATTGAATATGATATAACAACTACATGGTCTACTATAGATTTTCCAGTTTCATACGGAATAACTCCAGAATTAAAAAATGAAATTCTCAATAAATTCACTTCCTACAAAGAAACGATTGAAAGTTTAAATAAAATATTCCCGAAAATAGGAAAAGTATTTTTGGTAGGGCACGCACATATTGACTATGCATGGTTGTGGCCAATAGAAGAAACAAAACGAAAAATTTTGAGAACTTTTGCTAACGCTATTCAGCTTGCAAAAAGATATCCTTATTTTATTTTCACTCAATCCTCAGCCCAAATGTATGAAGATCTGGAAAAAGAATCCCCTGAGCTTTTTAAAGAAATTAAACAACTTATTAAAAGCGGACAATGGGAACCAGTAGGAGGCATGTGGATAGAATCAGATTGTAACATTCCAGGAACTGAATCACTAATTAGACAATTTTACTATGGCCAAAAATATTTTACTCAAAAATTCGGGAAACAATCAAGAGTTTGTTGGCTACCAGATGCATTTGGTTTTTCTTGGATCCTTCCTCAAATATTAAAAGAATCCAACATAGATTTCTTTATAACTACCAAATTAAATTGGAATGAAGCAAATGAATTTCCTTATGATCTTTGTAAATGGAGAGGAATAGATGGTAGTGAAGTAATCTTTTTCAGTTTTAATAACGAAGAAGGTGGATACGGTGGAAATATATCACCTAAAACCATTTATAGTACCTGGAATAATTTCAAACAAAAAGACCTTTCCTCCTTTACAATGGTATCAGTAGGATATGGAGATGGTGGTGGAGGACCCACTGAAGAAATGTGCGAAAATTATTTAGTTATAAAAAGATTACCCGATTTACCTGTTGTTGAATTTTCAAAAGTTGAAGATTTTTGTCTTAATTTACAAAAAGAAACCTCCAAACTTCCCGTATGGGACAATGAGCTGTACCTTGAACTTCACAGAGGAACATTATCTTCACAGTCCAAAATTAAACGACTTCATAAAAAGGCTGAAAATGCTATTTTTGAAACTGAAGTTCTAAATGCTTTATTTAATCTTGAAAAACAATCAGAAATCGATGAAATATGGAAAAGGATTCTTACAGTGGAATTTCACGATATATTACCTGGCTCCTCCATCAAAGAAGTGTACAAAGAAACAGAAAAAACTTTAAATAAATCTATACATTTACTGAATGAAATACCACAAAACATACATTTTGACGATAAAGAAAACTATTTCACGTTATTTAATCCTTCATCATATAAACAAAAAATTCGTTTTATCTTACCTGAAGCATTGACTTTAAAGTTCAGAAACAAACAACTAAATTGTATAAAAACATACGATGGGAAGTATTTATATGCACTAAATGAATATGTTGAATCTCTCGATTTAATTGATATAAAAATTGAAAAAGTTGGCAAACAAATTCAAAAATCTTTTTATACAGATGAAAATTTTGAGAATGCCTATATCAAGGTTCAAATTAATAACGATGGCACTTTTAACGTATATCATAAAAAATTAAAAAAGTGGTTATTCAATGACAGAGGAAACGTTTTAATGTTGTATAAAGACATACCCTACTTCTGGGAAAATTGGGATATTGATTTTCACCACTTTAAATCCGGACATCAAATTAAAGCAAATTCGGTTGAATACGTAGAAATTAACAACCTAAGAAAAGTAATCAGAATTAACTACAAATTTGAAGAAACTGAAATAACTCAATTCTACATCCTATGGAATGATTCAGATATTTTAGAAATTAAAACTGAAATAAATTGGCATCACAGGAGAAGTATTTTGAAGGCGATATTTCCAACAAATGTCTTTTCGAGATATGCAAAATTTGACATTGATGGAGGTTATATAATAAGGCCTACACATCAAAATACAAATTTTGAACAGGCAAGATTTGAAGTCATGGCACAAAGATGGGTTAATTTATCAGAATATGATTTTGGAGTATCATTAATTAACGATGGAAAGTACGGCCATGGTGTCTCAAATTCAACTATAAGTTTAACCTTGATAAAAGCAGGAATATATCCGGATTTCTTCTCAGATGAAGGAAGACATGAATTTTCTTATGCTATAAAACCAAACGAAAAAGAAGATATCGTTGAAATTACAAAAACAGCCGAAATTTTCAACAGACCATTAAAAGTATTCCGTGGAAGAACAAAAGAGAACTTTCCAAGGTTACAACTTTCAAAAGAGAATTTCAGAATACTATCATTCAGAAGGACTGAGAAAGGTTATGTTTTGAGAATAGTGGAAATTGCCGGGAGTAGTGGAAAACTAAAAGTTTCATTAAAAAACACAAATATAAGCAAAGTATATCTAACAAACATACTCGAAGAAGTCAAAAAAGAATTGGAGACAAAAGATAATTCTTTTGAACTTAACTTTAAGCCTTTTAAAATTTATACAATTTTAATAAAATAA
- a CDS encoding NUDIX domain-containing protein has protein sequence MYEKEKVLVVSTDEINRLCKGRTGLVEVPECDIINLIKEKGFFLDREKAEFDESIRQVIPYILLKEDGKFLLFKRTTAQGEKRLHNKIAIGVGGHVNLDDSSDPLEAFYKGLRREIDEEVDVEIKKLEYVGIINVVDTPVSRVHVGLCYIAEVKYNGLVEKEKFEEIFSNSPFDYLEEMEGWSRAVVEYLEHMQK, from the coding sequence ATGTACGAAAAGGAAAAAGTTTTGGTTGTTTCAACAGATGAAATTAACAGGTTGTGTAAAGGTAGAACAGGACTAGTTGAGGTACCTGAATGTGATATAATTAATTTAATAAAAGAAAAAGGTTTTTTTTTGGACAGAGAGAAAGCCGAATTTGATGAATCAATAAGACAAGTCATTCCATATATTCTTTTAAAAGAAGATGGAAAATTCCTACTTTTTAAAAGAACTACTGCTCAAGGTGAAAAAAGACTGCATAATAAGATTGCTATTGGGGTCGGTGGACATGTAAATTTAGATGATTCATCAGATCCTTTGGAAGCTTTTTACAAAGGGCTTAGAAGGGAAATAGACGAAGAAGTGGATGTCGAAATAAAGAAACTTGAATATGTGGGAATAATAAATGTAGTTGATACACCAGTTAGTAGGGTTCACGTGGGTTTATGTTATATTGCAGAAGTTAAATATAACGGATTGGTAGAAAAGGAGAAATTTGAAGAGATTTTTTCAAATAGTCCTTTTGATTATTTAGAGGAGATGGAAGGATGGAGCAGAGCGGTAGTCGAATACTTAGAGCATATGCAAAAATAA
- a CDS encoding GlmL-related ornithine degradation protein, producing MKVDLLFAEIGSTTTVITAFDGFGNKVKIVGQGEHWTTVNEGDVTIGIEKAINNLKEKIKEKNLTWEKFAASSSAAGGLKMTVHGLVYDMTVRAAREAALGAGAVIKYVTAGKMDEFHLNKIKEISPKLILLAGGVDYGEKETVIHNAKLLSKLDLDVPIIFAGNIAAAEQVEYILSNAGKKVFITENVYPKIDELNVEPTRNVVKEVFAQNITKAPGMEKIYDIVDYKIHTTPGAVMKTAELLSEMFNDVAVVDIGGATTDIDSVTEGSKEIQKITISPEPIAKRTVEGDLGLFVNAKTVIDMIGEENLRKEFENFDELVKRISPYPKSDSDEYFISRLALYCFQQGLRRHVGKKKHLYTPLGRKLIAEGKDLTAVKYLFGTGGFLSRSKYAKNVLNSINHLSRLHPMKLLPQEEVKIFRDKYYIFAAIGVISSEIDRKIAKDILEIDIEKLGG from the coding sequence TTGAAAGTAGATTTGCTTTTCGCAGAAATAGGTTCAACAACCACAGTAATAACTGCATTTGATGGTTTTGGTAATAAAGTAAAGATAGTAGGTCAAGGAGAGCATTGGACTACTGTAAACGAAGGCGATGTAACTATTGGAATTGAGAAAGCGATAAATAATTTAAAAGAAAAAATAAAAGAGAAAAATCTGACTTGGGAAAAATTTGCAGCCTCTAGCAGTGCGGCAGGAGGCTTAAAAATGACTGTTCACGGTCTTGTATATGATATGACTGTTCGAGCGGCAAGGGAGGCTGCCCTTGGAGCAGGAGCCGTTATTAAATACGTAACGGCTGGAAAGATGGATGAGTTTCATCTTAATAAGATTAAAGAAATTTCTCCTAAATTAATTCTCCTTGCAGGAGGGGTAGATTACGGTGAGAAAGAGACAGTAATTCATAATGCAAAGCTTCTTTCAAAATTAGATTTAGATGTTCCAATAATTTTTGCGGGAAACATTGCTGCAGCTGAACAAGTTGAATATATCTTGAGTAATGCTGGAAAGAAAGTTTTTATAACGGAAAATGTTTATCCAAAGATAGATGAATTAAATGTTGAGCCAACAAGAAATGTTGTTAAAGAAGTATTTGCACAAAATATTACAAAAGCACCTGGTATGGAAAAAATTTATGATATTGTAGATTATAAAATTCATACAACTCCCGGTGCGGTAATGAAAACTGCAGAGTTGTTATCTGAAATGTTTAATGATGTCGCAGTAGTAGATATTGGTGGCGCTACTACTGATATTGATTCTGTTACAGAAGGAAGTAAAGAAATACAAAAAATAACAATTTCTCCTGAACCGATTGCCAAAAGAACGGTTGAAGGGGACTTAGGACTGTTTGTTAATGCAAAAACAGTAATTGATATGATTGGTGAAGAAAATTTAAGAAAAGAGTTTGAAAATTTCGATGAACTTGTGAAAAGGATCTCTCCATATCCAAAATCAGACAGTGACGAATATTTTATATCAAGGCTAGCTTTGTATTGTTTTCAGCAAGGACTTAGGAGACATGTAGGTAAGAAGAAACATTTGTATACTCCACTTGGAAGAAAGTTAATTGCTGAAGGTAAAGATTTGACAGCTGTAAAATATTTGTTTGGTACAGGAGGTTTTTTAAGTAGGTCAAAATATGCTAAAAATGTATTAAATTCTATTAATCATCTTTCTAGGCTTCATCCAATGAAACTTCTTCCTCAAGAAGAAGTAAAGATTTTTAGAGATAAGTATTATATTTTTGCTGCCATAGGAGTTATTTCCTCTGAAATTGATAGGAAAATAGCAAAAGATATTTTAGAAATTGATATAGAAAAGTTAGGAGGATGA
- a CDS encoding metal-dependent hydrolase, translating into MKITFLGHAVFLIESKKSIIIDPFISGNPAFPIDFQLPQIDYILVTHGHGDHIGNTVELSKKFNSTVISNFEICNYLQKKGVKNVHPMHIGGSKEFDFGKLKMTPAVHGSGIIENDEIIYGGNPGGFLLKMEKSIYHAGDTGLTKDMEFVKGVDIALLPIGGNFVMDVDDAVKAVEIIQPKIVIPMHYNTWDIIKADAEKFKILVEKLDVQCKILKPGEWLEV; encoded by the coding sequence ATGAAAATTACTTTTCTAGGTCATGCAGTGTTTTTAATAGAAAGCAAGAAAAGTATTATTATCGATCCCTTTATCAGTGGCAATCCCGCATTTCCAATCGATTTCCAATTACCCCAAATTGATTATATACTTGTGACACATGGACATGGAGATCACATTGGAAACACTGTAGAACTTTCAAAAAAATTCAATTCAACCGTGATTTCTAATTTTGAAATTTGTAATTACCTTCAAAAGAAGGGTGTTAAAAATGTTCATCCAATGCATATAGGTGGTTCAAAAGAGTTCGATTTCGGTAAATTAAAAATGACTCCTGCCGTTCATGGTTCTGGGATAATTGAAAATGACGAAATAATTTATGGAGGAAATCCGGGTGGTTTCCTCTTAAAAATGGAAAAAAGTATATATCACGCAGGAGATACTGGCCTAACCAAAGATATGGAATTTGTAAAAGGAGTTGATATTGCGTTATTGCCAATTGGTGGGAACTTTGTAATGGACGTGGATGATGCCGTAAAAGCAGTAGAAATAATTCAACCAAAGATTGTTATACCAATGCATTACAATACCTGGGACATTATAAAAGCAGATGCGGAAAAATTCAAAATACTTGTTGAAAAATTAGACGTCCAATGTAAAATATTAAAACCCGGAGAATGGCTGGAGGTATAA
- a CDS encoding tetratricopeptide repeat protein, whose translation MPIKPEIAKTHNLPIKLPVLVEDLPLITEIDKIPLEVIIRGLEAQYEIEKNDYWGSYLAYFYYEAFKKHLNKNQLEKAKEYLEKAKNTMYDYRYHFYLGLLFSKLSDYDNAEIELKRAISLNPNFYLGYYELGNILYLKKDYDEAIEMYMKSLELNKEFSLPLLKIGDVYFENNQLKDAELAYKAALKIEKLPEVYLRLGVLYNTRYQFENAEKVFKEALSIEYKPEIAYNLSYTLTRLGKHLQALQLLKELVNNYPSSEVYNELGLLQKNLGFYEEAKENLKLAGDEYRENYLKVQLFIEGIKEEILKELKEYDPEYTEFLKNVLRNKDNIEKKLEECDFPFSELEIIFDLTDENGEILLDKFMETLKIKNIGEKKNEFYKFIPFIISGMYIAGADPILIEKNAIKISITLFGDGEGVVLAKTLTTFYLSILFTNDPIEFIIEKTLEIISEFHYPISKKIADLLENEKTSLDDFIDNFKEPENILDFLLQLFEFFSYSPHIEDTKHLPNTTFRKTAEFFTKHLNF comes from the coding sequence TTGCCAATAAAACCGGAAATAGCGAAAACACATAATCTTCCAATAAAACTTCCAGTATTAGTGGAAGATTTACCTCTAATTACAGAAATAGATAAAATACCGTTAGAAGTTATAATAAGAGGTCTTGAAGCTCAATATGAAATTGAAAAAAATGACTACTGGGGTAGTTATCTTGCTTATTTTTATTACGAAGCGTTTAAAAAACACCTAAACAAAAACCAATTAGAAAAAGCAAAAGAATATTTAGAAAAAGCAAAGAACACTATGTACGATTACAGATATCACTTTTATTTAGGCCTACTATTTTCAAAACTTTCCGATTATGATAATGCGGAAATTGAATTGAAAAGGGCAATTTCACTAAACCCAAATTTCTACCTCGGGTATTATGAACTTGGAAATATCTTGTATTTAAAAAAAGACTATGATGAAGCCATAGAGATGTACATGAAATCTCTTGAACTCAACAAAGAATTTTCTTTACCCCTTTTAAAAATCGGTGACGTGTATTTTGAAAATAATCAATTGAAAGATGCAGAACTTGCCTATAAAGCAGCGTTAAAAATTGAAAAATTACCCGAAGTTTACTTAAGACTTGGAGTATTATACAATACAAGATATCAATTTGAAAATGCAGAAAAAGTTTTCAAAGAAGCCCTATCGATTGAATACAAGCCAGAAATTGCCTACAATTTATCGTATACTTTAACAAGATTAGGAAAACATTTGCAAGCCCTTCAACTTTTAAAAGAACTAGTAAATAACTATCCCTCATCCGAAGTATACAATGAGCTTGGTTTGTTACAAAAAAATCTTGGTTTTTACGAAGAAGCCAAAGAAAATCTTAAACTCGCAGGTGACGAATATCGAGAGAATTATCTCAAGGTTCAGTTATTCATAGAAGGTATAAAGGAAGAGATCTTAAAAGAATTAAAAGAATACGATCCTGAATACACGGAATTTTTAAAAAATGTGCTTAGAAACAAAGATAACATAGAGAAAAAATTAGAAGAATGTGATTTCCCATTTTCAGAATTAGAAATAATATTCGATCTCACCGATGAAAATGGTGAAATCCTTCTAGATAAATTCATGGAAACATTAAAGATTAAAAATATTGGGGAAAAGAAAAATGAATTTTATAAATTCATTCCCTTCATAATTTCAGGTATGTACATTGCAGGGGCAGACCCAATACTTATAGAAAAAAACGCTATCAAAATTTCTATTACTCTTTTTGGCGACGGCGAAGGAGTTGTTCTTGCAAAAACATTAACAACATTTTATCTTTCTATTTTATTCACTAACGACCCTATAGAATTTATAATTGAAAAAACCTTAGAAATTATCTCCGAATTTCATTACCCAATTTCTAAAAAAATCGCAGATCTCCTTGAAAATGAAAAAACTTCACTGGATGACTTCATTGACAACTTCAAGGAACCTGAAAATATTTTGGATTTCTTACTTCAATTGTTTGAATTTTTCAGTTACTCTCCGCATATTGAAGATACCAAACACCTACCAAACACAACCTTTAGAAAAACTGCTGAATTTTTTACTAAACATTTAAATTTTTGA
- the ispE gene encoding 4-(cytidine 5'-diphospho)-2-C-methyl-D-erythritol kinase yields MEQSGSRILRAYAKINLFLDVVRKRDDGYHEIVSLFQNISMYDRLIISKIERGIEIKSNINFSNNILYKVWEIFTREYGIPNFGLKIILEKNIPVEAGLGGGSSDAAAFLKYLGDEYGIQKEELFKLASKIGSDVPFFLEGGTAIVKGKGDEIEKLPPIKGYKVKVIATNRGISTKNAYEMLKPSLFGKAGCNVYNLYEAYQLRDLRNIQKCTYNIFEKVVLPIRSDIIANIKKLKKDYFAVSMTGSGSAVFGVSLNTGEFEFVPRGVDYEEIEL; encoded by the coding sequence ATGGAGCAGAGCGGTAGTCGAATACTTAGAGCATATGCAAAAATAAATCTTTTTCTTGATGTTGTAAGAAAAAGAGATGATGGTTATCATGAAATAGTGTCTCTTTTTCAAAATATTTCAATGTATGATAGGTTGATAATCTCAAAAATTGAGCGAGGAATAGAAATCAAATCAAATATTAATTTTTCAAATAATATTTTGTATAAAGTATGGGAAATCTTTACTAGAGAATATGGCATTCCAAATTTTGGATTAAAAATAATATTAGAAAAAAACATTCCGGTTGAAGCTGGATTGGGGGGCGGAAGTTCCGATGCTGCTGCTTTTTTGAAATACCTTGGCGATGAGTATGGAATTCAAAAGGAAGAATTATTCAAATTAGCTTCAAAAATAGGAAGTGATGTACCATTCTTTTTAGAAGGTGGTACAGCAATTGTAAAAGGAAAAGGTGACGAGATAGAAAAACTTCCACCAATTAAAGGTTATAAAGTAAAGGTCATTGCTACAAACAGAGGAATATCTACAAAAAATGCCTATGAAATGTTGAAACCTTCCTTATTTGGAAAGGCAGGATGTAATGTTTACAATTTGTACGAAGCGTATCAATTGCGCGATTTGAGAAATATTCAGAAATGTACATATAACATTTTTGAAAAAGTCGTATTGCCAATTAGGTCTGATATTATTGCAAATATAAAAAAATTAAAGAAAGATTACTTTGCAGTTTCAATGACTGGTAGTGGGAGTGCAGTTTTTGGAGTTTCTTTAAATACGGGAGAATTTGAGTTTGTTCCTAGAGGTGTAGATTATGAGGAAATTGAGCTATAA
- the acpP gene encoding acyl carrier protein, with product MAEIEKIRQLIAEQLGVDVSEVTDDKNLTDDLGADSLDMVDLVMAFEDEFGIKVEDSDLSRIKTVKDIIDLISQKV from the coding sequence ATGGCAGAAATTGAAAAAATCAGACAGCTTATTGCTGAACAACTTGGAGTGGATGTGTCTGAAGTAACAGATGACAAAAATTTAACCGATGATTTAGGAGCGGACTCTTTAGATATGGTAGATCTTGTTATGGCTTTTGAAGATGAGTTTGGAATAAAAGTTGAAGATTCGGACCTTTCAAGAATCAAAACAGTAAAAGATATTATTGATCTAATATCACAAAAAGTGTAG